One region of Gilliamella sp. ESL0405 genomic DNA includes:
- the secG gene encoding preprotein translocase subunit SecG, translated as MYKLLILGYLLIAVVIIVLVLIQRGKGADMGSSFGAGASATLFGSSGSGNFLTRSTTILGVLFFILSIVLSNLGSRSAINSSDEFTNFDDIPPATTQQNTGETAPTTDPVIQPESVNPTSDIPE; from the coding sequence ATGTATAAACTTTTAATTCTAGGTTATTTACTTATCGCTGTTGTGATAATCGTTTTAGTGCTAATACAGCGCGGTAAAGGTGCCGACATGGGTTCATCTTTTGGTGCTGGAGCATCTGCGACGTTGTTTGGCTCATCAGGTAGTGGGAACTTTTTAACACGTTCTACAACCATACTTGGGGTTTTGTTTTTTATACTAAGTATCGTTTTATCGAATCTTGGTAGTCGTAGTGCTATAAATTCTAGCGATGAATTTACAAATTTCGATGATATACCGCCTGCAACGACTCAACAAAACACAGGTGAAACCGCACCGACAACAGATCCTGTTATACAACCGGAATCGGTAAATCCTACATCGGATATTCCTGAATAA
- a CDS encoding EexN family lipoprotein: protein MKKFNLFLVMSIFLIGCGEKIYSVEEFINDRQLRSKYLKKCLDEQGIFRSRNCKNLSKAFFSSEIKIFPDTYEEWKEWLNEYDSEK, encoded by the coding sequence ATGAAAAAATTTAATTTATTTTTAGTAATGAGTATTTTTCTTATTGGGTGTGGTGAAAAAATATATTCAGTTGAAGAATTCATAAATGACCGTCAATTGAGAAGTAAATATTTAAAAAAATGTTTAGATGAACAAGGAATATTTCGTTCTAGAAATTGTAAAAATCTTTCAAAGGCTTTTTTTAGCTCTGAAATAAAAATTTTTCCAGATACTTATGAAGAATGGAAAGAATGGTTAAATGAATATGATTCAGAAAAATAA
- a CDS encoding PAAR domain-containing protein yields the protein MISLKGIIRLGDSTDHGGTVITASSTMTVLGKPVARVGDLVSCPIKGHGVNPIIEGQTAFTDQGKQVALDGHKSACGCSLISSLSEVGIG from the coding sequence ATGATAAGTTTAAAAGGAATTATTCGATTAGGGGATTCGACAGATCACGGTGGTACAGTAATTACAGCTTCATCCACAATGACAGTTTTAGGTAAACCTGTTGCACGGGTGGGTGATTTAGTTTCTTGCCCTATTAAAGGTCATGGCGTTAATCCTATTATTGAAGGTCAGACAGCTTTTACTGACCAAGGTAAACAAGTTGCATTAGATGGACATAAAAGTGCATGTGGTTGTTCCTTAATTTCTTCATTATCAGAAGTAGGAATAGGATAA
- a CDS encoding DUF6708 domain-containing protein yields MPSKYQPQLSCWREDLYKGIYTTQLHLGNNERLRYANDDYCEFSRRLTGMNPLLRLLMITIASGIILISTFGLYMVIRDIVVGEEYSLMFLPCGFVAIFIIHFFLSMSLNIFFAPTDFPIRLNRKTGKVYIYDHFLLYFGSWSTFLRSPFRAKEITIKEFDWIDIQGVMTSVSMSLASGGMVRTYRIECVVCEPNSNHIVDHFILSTHNSLYYDEWMWINSYMAFSDNNLDAEFMPEEEFSWPIKVNWPEEIDKKSKASSLEDYNRINGEYKN; encoded by the coding sequence ATGCCGTCAAAGTACCAACCACAATTATCATGCTGGCGTGAGGATTTGTATAAAGGGATTTATACAACACAATTGCATTTAGGTAATAATGAAAGATTACGTTATGCAAATGATGATTATTGTGAATTCTCTAGGCGATTAACTGGAATGAACCCTTTACTTCGTCTACTTATGATAACTATTGCTTCCGGAATAATTTTAATATCGACTTTTGGATTATACATGGTAATACGTGATATTGTTGTCGGTGAAGAATATAGTCTCATGTTTTTACCATGTGGTTTTGTTGCAATATTTATTATTCATTTTTTTCTTTCAATGTCTTTAAATATTTTTTTCGCTCCTACAGATTTCCCAATTCGTTTAAATCGTAAGACGGGTAAGGTTTATATTTATGATCATTTCTTATTATATTTTGGTTCATGGTCTACCTTTCTTCGTTCACCTTTTAGAGCCAAAGAGATAACTATTAAAGAGTTTGATTGGATAGATATTCAAGGTGTAATGACTTCAGTATCTATGTCTTTAGCCAGTGGTGGTATGGTTAGAACTTATCGTATCGAATGTGTGGTATGTGAACCAAATAGTAACCATATAGTCGATCATTTTATTTTGTCTACTCATAACAGTTTATATTATGACGAATGGATGTGGATAAATAGTTATATGGCATTTTCAGATAATAATTTGGATGCGGAATTCATGCCAGAGGAAGAATTTTCATGGCCAATAAAAGTTAATTGGCCAGAAGAAATAGATAAGAAATCTAAAGCCAGTTCACTTGAAGATTATAACCGGATCAATGGTGAGTATAAAAATTAA
- a CDS encoding DUF6708 domain-containing protein, with protein sequence MHSKYQPQLSCWREDLRKGVYTTKLALTSNKKLRYANDDYCEFSRQTVGMRTITRSSIIFFSVVLLGIGIGILGMLIYFLLFIDENKVLFTFFIFILIICLQAFSQILLNFVFSPFDCPIRFNRKTGKVYIYDHFILYLGSWSTFIRSPFRAKEITVKEFNWKDIQGVMTSVSAPIASGGMVRNYRIECVVCEPNTTYVIDHFLLDTGSALNYDVWMWINSYMAFSDNNLDAEFMPEEEFSWPIKINWPEEIDKKSKASSLEEYQRIDDEYKKIKED encoded by the coding sequence ATGCACTCAAAATATCAACCTCAATTATCATGCTGGCGCGAAGATTTGCGTAAAGGTGTCTATACAACTAAATTGGCTTTAACAAGTAACAAAAAATTGCGTTATGCTAACGATGATTATTGTGAATTTTCAAGACAAACAGTTGGAATGAGAACAATAACCCGATCAAGTATTATTTTTTTTTCCGTTGTATTGTTAGGTATAGGGATTGGTATATTAGGAATGCTAATATACTTTTTGTTATTCATTGATGAAAATAAAGTATTATTTACATTTTTTATCTTCATATTAATAATATGCCTTCAGGCTTTTTCTCAAATCTTGTTGAATTTTGTATTTTCTCCTTTTGATTGCCCTATTCGCTTCAATCGTAAAACCGGTAAAGTTTATATTTATGATCATTTCATCTTATATCTTGGTTCATGGTCAACCTTTATACGTTCACCTTTTAGAGCTAAAGAAATAACCGTTAAAGAGTTTAATTGGAAAGATATTCAAGGCGTAATGACCTCTGTTTCTGCACCGATTGCCAGTGGAGGTATGGTTAGAAATTACCGTATAGAGTGCGTAGTATGCGAACCTAATACTACTTATGTTATCGACCATTTTTTATTGGATACAGGTAGCGCTTTGAATTACGACGTATGGATGTGGATAAATAGTTATATGGCATTTTCAGATAATAATTTGGATGCGGAATTTATGCCAGAGGAAGAATTTTCATGGCCAATAAAAATTAACTGGCCAGAAGAAATAGATAAAAAATCTAAAGCCAGCTCACTTGAAGAATATCAACGAATTGATGATGAATATAAAAAAATTAAGGAAGATTAA
- a CDS encoding toxin VasX produces the protein MEKFDINILGEAKNASGMTKNGCGTCQRNGMPFFLVRQSVINPRIDTSKDWSEGVPQLTGRQPSAQLKQHKYALRMLRKGYVYVLMEKDGERKLLGYEVTSKGALRHRSIYYMKKHEIEDLAEQCTAINHYVPAIFANVDILNSTVWIAYSRRAWSKNVEDYYRSPEANLKRFTKVTVNDNTRKDPTLLTEGRSFAFSDLLNNNSAPYLPEFIFQKKDFDVRFPSAHEFYDYSHKDDLAAIKQVSETMEEKYQCKIGCIVLEDTFGIAEELNAQRLRNFDPINNAFLEHERAIEKELTDAFNEKIADFTPSDEWLTSPDKTQDLFPYAKGYFESIFTHNIDNDQSDTSQAQTTSVPLKPNEHEQKYIHEYFSRERAYKRRIVSCIESYKKGLKNHFANKINKENELTGAYDESQCEDLFQPIIAATPESALAWESYFNRLRQLKSQGWKEIALSDEEKTSLLKQKNHYTIKYDDVHRFLLSKEGIIQSNFDKEWAKLEARLDLKKLEQFCKDDNQKFKEIIEDIRKISIDYLIYVTWLFGSKDKTSQYAPSELTDYNQVEFWKHEQENDYSKDHLGYMEDIITMLQGNISMANLPEQFGLWDSLFRDENSIYFYVLKGQDNNLYELLLKQRIDEMQQNQNSANKNSNVSSLYDVVSTINDVMDLPIDAKNTTLFVERMEELFDWKTAAFANRVQNAKLINQVLMKEQSLEQLKIYSGVEHRVMKVPVRIKNLPKVYEFLMDNSDVSSVSIEKNSKLYELSRVSDTDKRWQFESEMTKSQLEKTVNMEFMIVADDIASMDEMINTLKKGGNLKETTLAKIKKVLGAEIKHAHQFSGELTIADLEAAISQHRKRIRFDSTKNVAINALMIFLQGYLVGENMQMLNEQGNDLRQEVKEQIQADIAKSCVILSLISAEVVAYTIKLVGTLPKINIFNTMIPNCDKFLTITGRALAIITIFEGVASIYKGYCYGKNGDSSDAAYLVFGGFLTMGSGYLSYIGASGSLILPFACLAIVIAVIGAILIYIGSEADRWSPMEIWFNRCYFGQQKHQEKGVPYPLTAVGTSMVLNDYFAYLSGVYLALNYNSNDIGLFIEDIRSDSDENSILLYTGGLHVHLKLPNFDAQSRYTCLVSVTDNSGQSGRVKIQQGKDNQYLQVEIESNQCDHNQVRWVESKAYPIISDPINKQTDLSTLVVDQKVAELQSKARKVIGILHYWQGKDAKSPLRIEHIID, from the coding sequence ATGGAAAAGTTCGATATTAATATTTTGGGAGAAGCCAAGAATGCTTCAGGTATGACAAAAAACGGGTGCGGAACTTGTCAACGTAACGGCATGCCATTTTTTTTAGTTCGCCAATCGGTAATTAACCCAAGGATTGATACAAGTAAAGACTGGTCAGAAGGTGTACCCCAATTAACGGGTAGGCAACCTTCTGCACAATTAAAACAACATAAGTATGCACTAAGAATGTTACGTAAAGGTTATGTTTATGTATTAATGGAAAAAGATGGTGAAAGAAAATTACTTGGCTATGAAGTGACTTCAAAAGGCGCATTACGACATCGCTCCATTTATTATATGAAAAAGCATGAAATTGAAGATCTTGCTGAACAGTGTACAGCAATAAACCACTATGTTCCGGCCATTTTTGCCAATGTTGATATTTTAAATTCTACGGTATGGATAGCCTATAGTCGCCGTGCATGGTCAAAGAATGTGGAAGATTATTATCGTTCACCCGAAGCTAACTTAAAACGTTTTACCAAAGTCACTGTAAATGACAATACTCGTAAAGATCCAACTTTATTAACCGAAGGGCGGAGTTTTGCTTTCAGCGATTTATTAAACAATAATTCTGCCCCTTATTTGCCTGAATTTATATTCCAAAAAAAGGATTTTGATGTCAGATTTCCGAGCGCTCACGAATTTTATGACTATTCGCATAAAGATGATTTAGCAGCAATAAAACAGGTGTCGGAAACAATGGAAGAAAAATATCAATGTAAAATTGGTTGTATTGTTTTAGAAGACACTTTTGGCATAGCCGAAGAGCTTAATGCTCAACGCTTAAGAAATTTTGATCCAATCAATAATGCATTTTTAGAGCACGAACGAGCAATAGAAAAAGAATTAACCGATGCTTTCAATGAAAAAATAGCTGATTTTACTCCTTCAGACGAGTGGTTAACCTCGCCTGATAAAACTCAAGACTTATTTCCTTATGCTAAAGGTTATTTCGAAAGCATATTTACTCATAACATTGATAACGATCAAAGTGACACATCACAAGCGCAAACAACATCAGTTCCACTTAAACCTAATGAACATGAGCAAAAATATATTCATGAATACTTTTCCAGAGAGCGTGCTTACAAACGTAGGATTGTCTCTTGTATAGAGAGTTACAAAAAGGGATTAAAAAATCATTTTGCTAATAAAATAAATAAAGAAAATGAATTAACCGGTGCATATGATGAATCGCAATGTGAAGATTTATTTCAACCAATAATAGCCGCAACTCCTGAATCAGCTCTCGCATGGGAATCATACTTTAATAGGCTTCGACAGTTGAAATCACAAGGTTGGAAAGAAATTGCCTTATCCGATGAAGAAAAAACATCATTATTAAAGCAGAAAAATCATTACACTATTAAATATGATGATGTTCACCGATTTTTGTTGTCTAAAGAAGGCATAATACAATCAAACTTCGACAAAGAATGGGCTAAACTTGAAGCGCGATTAGACTTAAAAAAACTAGAGCAATTTTGTAAGGATGATAATCAAAAATTTAAAGAAATCATCGAAGATATCCGCAAAATATCTATCGATTATTTAATATATGTGACATGGCTTTTTGGTTCCAAAGATAAAACTTCTCAATATGCACCTTCTGAACTGACTGACTACAACCAAGTTGAGTTTTGGAAACATGAACAAGAAAACGACTATTCTAAAGATCACCTCGGCTATATGGAAGATATTATCACCATGCTTCAAGGAAATATTTCCATGGCAAATTTACCGGAACAGTTTGGTTTATGGGACAGCTTATTTAGGGATGAGAACTCGATCTACTTTTATGTGTTAAAAGGTCAGGATAATAATCTTTATGAATTGCTGCTAAAACAACGAATCGATGAAATGCAGCAAAATCAAAATTCTGCAAATAAAAATAGTAACGTAAGTAGTTTATATGATGTAGTTAGCACTATAAATGATGTTATGGATCTTCCGATTGATGCTAAAAATACAACCCTTTTTGTTGAGAGAATGGAAGAATTGTTTGATTGGAAAACAGCCGCTTTTGCTAATCGAGTTCAAAACGCTAAGCTAATTAATCAAGTATTAATGAAAGAGCAAAGCTTAGAACAACTTAAAATTTATTCCGGTGTGGAGCATAGGGTGATGAAAGTGCCGGTAAGAATTAAAAATTTGCCCAAAGTTTATGAATTTTTAATGGATAATTCGGATGTATCATCTGTCAGTATCGAAAAAAATTCCAAACTGTATGAACTATCAAGAGTATCTGATACTGATAAGCGCTGGCAATTCGAAAGCGAAATGACTAAATCACAGCTTGAAAAAACTGTAAATATGGAATTTATGATTGTGGCAGATGATATTGCTTCAATGGATGAAATGATTAATACTTTAAAAAAGGGGGGGAACTTGAAAGAAACAACACTTGCTAAAATCAAAAAAGTGTTAGGGGCTGAAATCAAGCACGCTCACCAATTTAGCGGAGAATTAACGATAGCTGATCTTGAAGCAGCGATTTCTCAACACCGAAAAAGAATTCGTTTTGATTCTACTAAAAATGTAGCTATTAATGCGTTAATGATTTTTCTGCAAGGCTATTTAGTCGGTGAAAATATGCAAATGCTAAACGAACAAGGGAATGATTTGCGGCAAGAAGTAAAAGAACAAATTCAAGCTGATATCGCCAAATCCTGTGTAATTTTATCATTAATATCAGCTGAAGTTGTAGCTTATACAATTAAATTAGTCGGTACTCTACCAAAAATAAATATTTTTAATACAATGATACCAAACTGTGACAAATTTTTAACAATAACGGGAAGAGCCTTAGCAATTATCACGATATTTGAGGGTGTGGCAAGTATTTATAAAGGATATTGTTACGGGAAAAATGGGGACAGTTCAGATGCAGCTTATTTGGTCTTTGGTGGTTTTCTGACAATGGGTTCCGGATATTTATCTTATATTGGTGCTAGTGGATCTCTTATACTGCCGTTTGCGTGTCTTGCTATCGTGATTGCCGTTATTGGTGCTATTTTAATTTATATTGGTTCTGAAGCAGATCGTTGGTCACCTATGGAAATTTGGTTTAACCGTTGCTACTTTGGTCAACAAAAACATCAAGAAAAAGGAGTACCTTATCCTCTTACAGCTGTTGGTACTAGTATGGTGTTAAATGACTATTTTGCCTATCTTTCAGGAGTTTATTTAGCTTTAAATTATAACTCAAATGATATAGGGCTATTTATTGAAGATATACGATCTGATTCTGATGAAAACTCTATTTTATTATATACTGGTGGGCTGCATGTACATCTCAAACTGCCCAATTTTGATGCGCAAAGTCGTTACACTTGTCTGGTCTCTGTAACTGACAATAGTGGCCAATCAGGTAGAGTCAAAATCCAGCAAGGTAAAGACAATCAATATTTGCAAGTTGAGATAGAATCTAATCAATGTGATCATAACCAAGTACGCTGGGTGGAATCGAAAGCTTATCCAATTATCTCAGACCCCATTAACAAGCAAACTGATTTATCAACCTTGGTAGTAGATCAAAAAGTTGCTGAATTACAGTCTAAAGCAAGAAAGGTCATAGGAATATTACATTATTGGCAAGGAAAAGACGCAAAATCACCATTACGTATTGAACATATTATTGATTAA